Below is a genomic region from Pseudanabaena sp. PCC 6802.
AAACTATCTGCGCGGGAACTCAAATATATATAGAGTCTAGTTTATCGGTATTATGGTTTAACTATCAGACTTTTGCAGCCTCTTGCCGCAAAATTGGCGACTTTAAATAATGGATCAATTTTTAGTAAACACGGTTTGGTTAGTTCCCTGTTATGGGCTGTTCGGCGCGATCGCAACTTTACCCTGGTCTATAGGTCTTGTGCGCAGCACGGGGCCGCGCCCAGCCGCATACCTTAACCTATTGATGAGCATCTTTACGCTGGTGCACAGTCTGATTATTTTAAAAACTATCTGGCTGCAACCGGCTCTGCAAATAGAGATCGCATGGTTGCAAGCCCCAGGACTGAATTTAAATCTGGATCTCAATATTTCTACAGTTACAGTCGGTGCCTCGGTATTAATTGGCGCGATCAGCATATTTGCGCAAACCTACGCGATCGGCTCCATGGAAATGGACTGGGCTCTGGCGCGTTTCTACGGCATGATGGGATTCTTTGAAGGAGCAATGAGCGGCATTGCTATTAGCGATTCCTTGTTCTTGAGTTACGCGCTTCTGGAGCTACTCACCCTTTCTACTTATTTGCTAGTTGGCTTTTGGTATGCCCAGCCTCTGGTCGTGACCGCAGCAAGGGATGCTTTCTGGACAAAGCGTATCGGCGATTTGATCCTACTAATGGGCGTGGTGGCGCTTTCCTCGCTCACAGATAGTTTGAATTTTTCCGATTTAGCAGTTTGGGCGAGTAATGTCGATCTCAATCCCCGAGTGGCTGACCTTTTGGGGTTAGCTTTAATTGCAGGGCCAATCGGGAAGTGCGCCCAGTTCCCGCTGCATCTCTGGCTGGATGAGGCCATGGAAGGTCCTAATCCGGCTTCTATATTGCGGAATTCCGTGGTTGTAGCTTGCGGAGCCTATATCTTAATCAAATTGCAGCCGATTCTAGGTCTGTCACCTCTGGCTTTATATACGCTGGTAGCAGTCGGTACGGTGACGGCAGTAGGAGCTTCTCTGGTGGCGATCGCCCAGATCGACATGAAGCGAGCGCTATCCCATTCCACCAGCGCCCATTTGGGCTTAGTGTTTATCGCCGTGGGGACTCAACAGACTGATGTGGCTTTGGCATTTCTGTTTACCCATGCGATCGCCCGCGCTCTCCTATTTATGAGTAGTGGCTCCGTGATGATGATGACACCAACCCAAGATCTAACCGAGATGGGCGGACTGTTACCCCGGATGCCAGCCACATCAATTGCCTTCATAGTCGCTTCCCTGGGTCTCACGGCGATCTTACCTCTGGGCAACTTTTGGACGATACTGCAATGGGTAGATAATTTGTGGGAAGCCCACCCCTGGCTAGTAGGCGTGATGGCATTTGTAAACGGCTCCACTGCGTTTGGCTTAACGCGCGTATTTGGCCTCGTATTTTGGGGTGCTCCAAAGATCAAGACACGGCGGATGCCTGAAGCCCCCTGGCCGATCGCCATTCCCATGGTTTCTACAATTATCATTACCTTGCTAGTGCCATTGATGCTGAGCAACTGGCAGATGCTGCCCGATCGCTCCAATTGGAACTGGTATGAGGTCGGTCTTTTGGTCGGTTCCGGAGCGATCGGTTGCTTAGCGGGTGGTGCGATCTATCTCCGCACAAACTACGCAATAGGTAGTACGGTACCGATGCTACCGCGTCCCGTCCGACCCATCTGGAAATTTGTGCAAGACCTCCTAGCCTACGACCTCTACGTTATGGGTATCTACCGCGTCAGCGTCATATTTCTCGTGGGTAATGGCTCGCGACTCATATCATGGTTCGATCGATACATTGTTGACGGTGTGGT
It encodes:
- a CDS encoding NAD(P)H-quinone oxidoreductase subunit F, which encodes MDQFLVNTVWLVPCYGLFGAIATLPWSIGLVRSTGPRPAAYLNLLMSIFTLVHSLIILKTIWLQPALQIEIAWLQAPGLNLNLDLNISTVTVGASVLIGAISIFAQTYAIGSMEMDWALARFYGMMGFFEGAMSGIAISDSLFLSYALLELLTLSTYLLVGFWYAQPLVVTAARDAFWTKRIGDLILLMGVVALSSLTDSLNFSDLAVWASNVDLNPRVADLLGLALIAGPIGKCAQFPLHLWLDEAMEGPNPASILRNSVVVACGAYILIKLQPILGLSPLALYTLVAVGTVTAVGASLVAIAQIDMKRALSHSTSAHLGLVFIAVGTQQTDVALAFLFTHAIARALLFMSSGSVMMMTPTQDLTEMGGLLPRMPATSIAFIVASLGLTAILPLGNFWTILQWVDNLWEAHPWLVGVMAFVNGSTAFGLTRVFGLVFWGAPKIKTRRMPEAPWPIAIPMVSTIIITLLVPLMLSNWQMLPDRSNWNWYEVGLLVGSGAIGCLAGGAIYLRTNYAIGSTVPMLPRPVRPIWKFVQDLLAYDLYVMGIYRVSVIFLVGNGSRLISWFDRYIVDGVVNLFGFASIMTGETLKYTVTGRSQQYLLTILLGVVLASIVAFVVF